The following coding sequences lie in one Corynebacterium humireducens NBRC 106098 = DSM 45392 genomic window:
- the aspA gene encoding aspartate ammonia-lyase has product MAQSPEPTESTESTEQPAVNPDVEVEAAAPATTVARKTRTEEDLLGYLEVPANAYYGIHTMRAMNNFQISRTTINHVPEFIRGMVQVKKAAAMANRRLHTLPAKKHEAIVWACDQILEEGRCMDQFPIDIFQGGAGTSVNMNTNEVIANLALEYLGEEKGRYDIINPNDDVNMSQSTNDAYPTGFRLGLYAALSTLIQQMDDLQKSFREKGREFQDILKMGRTQLQDAVPMTLGDEFNAFAHNLAEEQSVLRNAADRLLEVNLGATAIGTGVNTPAGYRHQVTATLAEVTGLDVKSALDLIEASSDTGAYVHAHSGVKRAAMKLSKICNDLRLLSSGPRAGLNEINLPPRQAGSSIMPGKVNPVIPEVVNQVCFKVFGNDLTVAMAAEAGQLQLNVMEPVMAESMFQSIRILGNAAVTLREKCVEGITANADVCRTFVENSIGIVTYLNPFIGHHNGDLVAREAAETGRSVKDIVLERELMDAETLERVLSKENLMHPEFRGRLYLDQ; this is encoded by the coding sequence CCACCACCGTCGCCCGGAAGACCCGCACCGAGGAGGACCTCCTCGGCTACCTCGAGGTCCCGGCCAACGCCTACTACGGCATCCACACCATGCGCGCGATGAACAACTTCCAGATCTCGCGCACCACGATCAACCACGTGCCGGAGTTCATCCGCGGCATGGTGCAGGTGAAGAAGGCGGCGGCGATGGCCAACCGCCGTCTGCACACGCTGCCCGCCAAGAAGCACGAGGCGATCGTGTGGGCCTGCGACCAGATCCTCGAGGAGGGTCGCTGCATGGACCAGTTCCCGATCGACATCTTCCAGGGTGGCGCCGGTACCTCGGTGAACATGAACACCAACGAGGTCATCGCCAACCTCGCGCTCGAGTACCTGGGGGAGGAGAAGGGCCGCTACGACATCATCAACCCCAACGATGACGTCAACATGTCCCAGTCCACCAACGACGCCTACCCGACCGGCTTCCGCCTGGGCCTCTACGCGGCACTGTCGACCCTCATCCAGCAGATGGACGACCTGCAGAAGTCCTTCCGCGAGAAGGGCCGTGAGTTCCAGGACATCCTCAAGATGGGCCGCACCCAGCTGCAGGACGCCGTCCCGATGACCCTCGGCGACGAGTTCAACGCCTTCGCCCACAACCTGGCCGAGGAGCAGTCCGTCCTGCGCAACGCCGCCGACCGCCTCCTGGAGGTCAACCTCGGTGCGACCGCGATCGGCACCGGCGTGAACACCCCGGCCGGCTACCGCCACCAGGTGACCGCCACCCTCGCGGAGGTCACCGGCCTGGACGTCAAGTCCGCCCTCGACCTCATCGAGGCGAGCTCCGACACCGGCGCCTACGTCCACGCCCACTCGGGTGTGAAGCGAGCCGCCATGAAGCTGTCGAAGATCTGCAACGACCTGCGTCTGCTCTCCTCCGGTCCGCGTGCCGGCCTCAACGAGATCAACCTGCCGCCGCGCCAGGCCGGTTCCTCGATCATGCCGGGCAAGGTCAACCCGGTCATCCCCGAGGTGGTCAACCAGGTGTGCTTCAAGGTGTTCGGCAACGACCTCACCGTCGCCATGGCCGCCGAGGCCGGTCAGCTGCAACTCAACGTCATGGAGCCGGTCATGGCCGAGTCCATGTTCCAGTCGATCCGCATCCTGGGCAACGCCGCCGTGACCCTGCGCGAGAAGTGCGTGGAGGGCATCACCGCCAACGCCGACGTCTGCCGTACCTTCGTGGAGAACTCGATCGGCATCGTCACCTACCTCAACCCGTTCATCGGCCACCACAACGGCGACCTCGTCGCCCGTGAGGCCGCGGAGACGGGCCGTTCCGTCAAGGACATCGTCCTCGAGCGTGAGCTCATGGACGCCGAGACCCTGGAGCGGGTGCTGAGCAAGGAGAACCTCATGCACCCCGAGTTCCGGGGTCGTCTGTACCTCGATCAGTAG